Proteins encoded in a region of the Armatimonadota bacterium genome:
- a CDS encoding M48 family metalloprotease translates to MGYLLFAVRLWPVAAFGLAADILGWLLAQAVRSHVQGPPLALFVLLPLVLNPFFLPTADLYCEAKVKEDAGLTERFAHWAALTLVKPPKVCLLSGRFGRSNITAMVHLRKVYVTTAMWHAMSETEIDFALAHEIAHLERTDQQLNRLRSPWAMSLSVLFVTAFLFAVAWSKVAGPFALHVGPMIVLMGVMVVIVKIVKPVNEPGIKLEIACDRRALELTRDLPSAVSSLEKIGHPESRQDVLLSGYPTRDQRISALRSAAAELGLVDPIEPIV, encoded by the coding sequence GTGGGCTATCTACTGTTCGCCGTCCGACTCTGGCCGGTCGCGGCGTTCGGTCTCGCGGCAGATATCCTTGGATGGCTTCTTGCCCAGGCCGTCCGTTCCCATGTCCAGGGTCCTCCCTTGGCTTTGTTCGTGCTCTTGCCACTCGTCCTCAACCCGTTCTTCTTACCGACAGCGGACCTCTATTGTGAGGCGAAGGTGAAAGAGGACGCCGGACTGACGGAGAGGTTCGCCCATTGGGCCGCACTGACACTGGTTAAGCCGCCTAAGGTCTGCCTTTTGTCCGGTCGGTTCGGTCGCTCGAACATCACGGCCATGGTGCACTTGCGAAAGGTCTACGTCACGACCGCCATGTGGCACGCGATGAGCGAAACTGAAATCGATTTCGCACTCGCGCACGAAATCGCTCACTTGGAGCGCACCGATCAGCAGTTAAATCGCCTCCGCTCTCCCTGGGCGATGTCGCTGTCGGTCTTGTTCGTCACGGCCTTTCTGTTTGCCGTCGCATGGAGCAAAGTTGCGGGGCCGTTCGCACTTCATGTCGGCCCGATGATCGTGTTGATGGGTGTGATGGTCGTTATAGTCAAAATCGTCAAGCCGGTCAATGAGCCCGGGATCAAACTGGAGATTGCCTGTGACCGAAGGGCGCTGGAGCTGACGAGAGACTTGCCGTCAGCCGTTTCCTCTCTTGAAAAAATAGGACATCCTGAATCGAGGCAAGACGTCCTTCTCTCCGGTTATCCGACGCGCGACCAACGGATCTCAGCACTGCGGAGCGCGGCGGCCGAACTGGGTCTAGTCGACCCGATCGAACCTATAGTCTGA
- a CDS encoding glycoside hydrolase family 88 protein encodes MTGVLAAVVLGQEVGFASMGDAALKVVRRDYYLAKSKLYAERPDKKQPAFNWGVGVMLSALNAAARCDPKYKPWLREYADAVQVYWNKGGYDVLPVPKPLDRYYDDNAWMALALVETYEVLGDRKYLDRAKAALDFSLQGAAKDGGITWRESDRASRNTCSCAPTAFACLAVARHTNDTALVEKAKDIVAWTRGHLEDPADGLYWDNLSNTGKVDKTKWTYNTALMIRAVKALEMPGVGRAMESSKSRWLKAGRLNDPGRFAHLLVEAWVDVEGVTPVTEAAVRAVWAARSSSGRLPADWGSTTVPKNAEILDQAAFVRICYVLARSS; translated from the coding sequence GTGACAGGCGTTTTGGCGGCCGTCGTTTTGGGTCAAGAAGTCGGATTCGCGTCGATGGGCGATGCCGCGCTCAAGGTCGTCCGGCGGGACTACTACCTGGCGAAATCCAAGCTTTATGCGGAGCGTCCGGACAAGAAACAGCCGGCATTCAACTGGGGCGTCGGCGTCATGCTGTCCGCCCTGAACGCTGCCGCCCGGTGCGACCCGAAGTACAAACCGTGGCTGCGCGAGTACGCCGACGCCGTCCAGGTCTATTGGAACAAGGGCGGCTACGACGTGCTTCCCGTCCCCAAACCTCTCGACCGCTACTACGACGACAACGCTTGGATGGCGCTCGCCTTGGTCGAAACGTACGAAGTCCTCGGTGATCGAAAGTATCTGGACCGGGCCAAGGCGGCGCTCGACTTTTCGCTCCAAGGCGCGGCGAAGGACGGCGGGATCACTTGGCGGGAGAGCGACCGCGCTTCGAGGAACACGTGCAGTTGTGCGCCGACGGCGTTCGCGTGTCTCGCGGTGGCCCGTCACACGAACGACACGGCGCTCGTCGAGAAGGCCAAGGACATCGTCGCATGGACGAGAGGCCATCTGGAAGATCCGGCCGACGGGCTCTATTGGGACAATCTTTCGAACACGGGCAAGGTCGACAAGACCAAATGGACCTACAACACGGCCCTGATGATCCGGGCGGTCAAGGCCCTCGAGATGCCGGGCGTCGGGCGGGCTATGGAGTCTTCAAAGTCCCGATGGCTGAAAGCCGGCCGGCTGAACGACCCTGGTCGGTTCGCCCACCTTTTGGTGGAGGCATGGGTCGACGTCGAAGGGGTCACGCCAGTGACGGAAGCGGCGGTACGGGCGGTCTGGGCGGCCCGCTCCTCGTCCGGACGGTTGCCCGCAGACTGGGGCTCGACGACCGTGCCGAAAAACGCCGAGATCCTGGATCAGGCGGCCTTTGTCCGGATCTGCTACGTGCTGGCCCGGTCGTCCTGA
- a CDS encoding VOC family protein — translation MGRVLESDVDLGWLDVCLRVADVSASRTFYEAFGFHRVEGDDAEGWAVVVNGESRIGLYAPEHMEGSVFSLNFRGGDIAGTVAELKDRGVSPVRGPVSNEQGGESAWFEDPDGHTIFLDRAQDETKKT, via the coding sequence ATGGGCCGTGTGCTAGAGTCGGACGTGGACTTGGGATGGTTGGACGTCTGTCTTCGTGTCGCAGACGTGAGCGCCTCCCGAACGTTCTACGAGGCGTTCGGGTTCCATCGTGTCGAAGGTGACGACGCCGAAGGCTGGGCGGTCGTGGTGAATGGAGAGTCCCGGATCGGTCTTTACGCGCCCGAACACATGGAAGGCTCGGTCTTCTCGTTGAACTTCCGTGGCGGCGACATCGCCGGCACCGTCGCGGAACTCAAGGACCGGGGCGTCTCGCCTGTACGGGGCCCGGTCTCCAACGAACAGGGCGGCGAGTCGGCTTGGTTCGAAGACCCCGACGGTCACACGATCTTCCTGGACAGGGCTCAAGACGAGACGAAGAAGACCTGA
- a CDS encoding SDR family oxidoreductase — MEHVFAGRVALVTGGGKGIGLGIASALARRGARVVVSGRHKDLLDSAVSGFATSALALNMDVRDESSVTRGVEEAVGWGGRLDIVVNNAGIGLLQTPLTETTSEAWRDVIDTNLTGAFTVARAVWPHLVASKGQIMNVSSIAGTQGFSGGSAYCASKFGLSGLTEVLKREGAEVGVRALSLCPGPVDTDIWGEWANDQEKSRMMTPDQLAVVAMALLEAPRNIDLSQLVVVNAVSPWT; from the coding sequence ATGGAACACGTGTTTGCCGGGCGGGTCGCCTTGGTGACGGGCGGAGGAAAGGGGATCGGTCTCGGCATCGCCTCGGCATTGGCCAGACGGGGCGCCCGGGTCGTCGTGTCGGGACGTCACAAGGATCTACTGGACTCGGCCGTCAGCGGGTTCGCAACGTCTGCGCTCGCTTTGAACATGGACGTCCGCGACGAATCGTCCGTGACCCGTGGCGTCGAAGAGGCCGTGGGGTGGGGCGGACGGCTGGACATCGTGGTCAACAACGCCGGCATCGGGCTCTTACAGACGCCGCTTACGGAGACGACCTCGGAAGCTTGGAGGGACGTGATCGATACGAACTTGACGGGTGCCTTTACGGTCGCAAGGGCCGTCTGGCCGCACCTCGTCGCGAGCAAGGGCCAGATCATGAACGTCAGCAGTATCGCCGGCACCCAAGGGTTCAGCGGAGGAAGCGCCTACTGCGCGTCGAAGTTCGGCTTAAGCGGATTGACCGAAGTCCTGAAACGGGAAGGGGCAGAAGTCGGAGTGCGGGCGCTATCGCTTTGCCCCGGACCGGTCGACACCGACATTTGGGGCGAGTGGGCGAACGATCAGGAGAAGTCGCGCATGATGACGCCCGACCAACTGGCCGTCGTGGCGATGGCCTTGCTCGAGGCACCCCGGAACATCGACCTGAGCCAGCTGGTCGTCGTCAACGCGGTCAGTCCCTGGACTTAA
- a CDS encoding LamG domain-containing protein — protein sequence MIATLALLTGATTSAAGFSLHFTGDRQLARIPYQKAFDLPQATIELWFKAESNDRFYNYLLCRNYGDHGWGLALHGRPGKVFSQAPAVAVRPGVWTHLALVFSDKAEKVYIDGGLAAARERGHDHLPFAHDVMVGNSDMTGSPGNEPTPFHGWIDEIRIWSKPLTQAQIRSRMSRALQGTERNLVGYFPFDEGQGQIVHDFTGRLISGCLGDSFEADPADPQWAPGVPLSGRTKMRVRR from the coding sequence GTGATCGCGACCTTAGCGCTTTTGACCGGCGCGACGACGTCCGCAGCGGGATTCAGCCTGCACTTTACCGGCGACCGACAGCTCGCCCGCATCCCATATCAGAAGGCCTTTGATCTTCCCCAGGCGACGATCGAGCTGTGGTTCAAGGCCGAGTCGAACGACCGTTTTTATAACTACCTGCTCTGCCGGAACTACGGCGACCACGGGTGGGGCTTGGCGCTTCACGGCCGACCTGGGAAAGTGTTCAGCCAAGCGCCTGCCGTCGCCGTGCGCCCCGGTGTGTGGACGCACTTGGCGTTGGTCTTCAGCGACAAGGCCGAAAAGGTCTATATCGACGGCGGACTGGCCGCGGCCCGGGAGCGCGGACACGACCATCTGCCCTTCGCCCACGACGTCATGGTCGGGAACAGCGACATGACGGGATCGCCTGGCAACGAACCGACGCCGTTTCATGGGTGGATCGACGAAATCAGGATCTGGAGCAAGCCCTTGACCCAGGCGCAGATCCGGTCCAGGATGTCGCGCGCCCTTCAGGGGACCGAGCGGAACCTGGTCGGCTACTTCCCGTTCGACGAAGGTCAGGGCCAGATCGTCCACGATTTCACCGGACGGTTGATTTCCGGGTGCCTCGGCGACAGCTTTGAGGCTGATCCGGCGGATCCACAATGGGCGCCTGGGGTTCCTTTGTCGGGCCGGACGAAGATGCGCGTCCGCCGCTGA
- a CDS encoding DUF4126 domain-containing protein, translated as MATCPAPKRRLNGRRTSVNELATLGLAMGAAWVSGMRLYACVATLGLLGRFQLVQLPGNLSALTDWWVIGVAGGLFVIEFFADKIAWLDTAWDAVHTFIRIPAGAALAWAAYGHADSRVQIVAGLLGGGLALASHGTKAGVRAAVNHSPEPVSNVVVSFLEDIGAAGMTALALWLPVVAIVVVILAVIGAVVTVRKIVSGLRELYARRRDRRLKT; from the coding sequence ATGGCAACCTGTCCCGCGCCAAAGCGTAGACTGAACGGACGAAGGACTTCAGTGAACGAACTCGCGACGTTAGGTTTGGCGATGGGGGCGGCCTGGGTGTCGGGCATGCGGCTTTACGCGTGCGTCGCGACACTTGGTCTGTTGGGGCGTTTTCAGCTCGTGCAGCTTCCGGGCAACCTGTCCGCCCTGACCGACTGGTGGGTGATCGGCGTCGCGGGAGGATTGTTCGTGATCGAGTTCTTCGCGGACAAGATCGCTTGGCTCGACACGGCTTGGGACGCGGTGCACACGTTCATCCGGATCCCGGCGGGGGCCGCGTTGGCCTGGGCCGCCTATGGTCACGCGGACTCGCGCGTGCAAATCGTGGCGGGCCTGCTCGGTGGGGGCCTCGCGCTCGCCTCTCACGGCACGAAGGCCGGGGTCCGTGCCGCTGTCAACCACAGTCCGGAGCCGGTTTCGAACGTCGTCGTGAGTTTTCTGGAGGACATCGGCGCGGCGGGTATGACGGCCCTGGCTCTTTGGCTCCCGGTCGTCGCGATCGTGGTCGTGATCCTCGCCGTCATCGGCGCGGTCGTGACCGTGCGCAAGATCGTTAGCGGGCTCCGCGAGCTCTATGCCAGGCGGCGCGACCGTAGGCTCAAGACGTAG
- the crcB gene encoding fluoride efflux transporter CrcB, whose amino-acid sequence MKPFTDSLWIALGAALGANARYWIGYVAKAAQQPFPWPTLLINLTGSFVLGLFTAFALIKGWGGQARLFVAVGLCGGFTTFSTFSHEVLDLYFEKSWKPALLYALVSLVLCVGGCLLGGHIGRLMAGPQPSPSTHA is encoded by the coding sequence ATGAAGCCCTTCACCGACTCCCTCTGGATCGCGCTCGGCGCCGCTCTCGGTGCGAACGCCCGCTACTGGATCGGTTACGTCGCCAAGGCCGCGCAGCAACCGTTCCCCTGGCCGACGTTGCTGATCAACCTGACGGGCTCGTTCGTGCTCGGCCTCTTCACCGCCTTCGCCCTGATCAAAGGATGGGGCGGGCAGGCGCGGCTCTTCGTCGCCGTCGGCCTCTGCGGCGGCTTCACGACCTTTTCGACCTTCTCCCACGAAGTGCTCGACCTCTACTTCGAGAAGTCCTGGAAACCGGCCCTGCTCTATGCCTTGGTCAGCCTCGTGCTCTGCGTCGGAGGTTGCCTGCTCGGCGGGCACATCGGGCGTCTGATGGCGGGCCCGCAGCCGTCGCCTTCCACCCACGCGTGA
- a CDS encoding transposase: MSGKRYRQEQVLKILREIDEGASIASVGRAHGVGVQTIYGWRKRFAGMSGGELAEMKAARLLKNRLA, encoded by the coding sequence ATGAGCGGAAAGAGGTACAGGCAGGAGCAGGTGCTGAAGATCCTGCGGGAGATCGACGAGGGGGCGAGCATCGCCTCGGTGGGGCGCGCCCACGGGGTGGGCGTGCAGACCATCTACGGGTGGCGCAAGCGATTCGCGGGGATGTCCGGCGGCGAACTTGCCGAGATGAAAGCGGCTAGGCTACTAAAGAACCGGCTGGCTTAA